One genomic window of Leishmania major strain Friedlin complete genome, chromosome 15 includes the following:
- a CDS encoding katanin-like protein encodes MFDALRSIRRQADAMQAAAQNPCLFDSPAAPRTADDRRWLFPYLCDISRRQRALRSKLEADGDAQGRRAESDGDTLPAAARSPASHQVAEVCMRYSRPLAATALAGSQRCGAGVAALLSTTELLRETSRDDAELSIVRDALPMCTLWGSVLRLWCTAGGECPNLRTLAAAAQLQCLTPRGKPLAVDDAGMRCMCAALWAGAPDKLRQLLDAVGMNKDNDAASEERGRRHTNSSCAGSPAARSTLPHRRSRSPAERRPDDAPQRRARGDAGVDSALGEGGGANSSLVPPLPLRATSARAQAAASRSRSQTPPSRSRSQSPPPPVSVAPVTRPATAARTRQSAFSFAVRVGDSSSGAAAVSAAVAPKPQQQRQPRRENGDAHDMAGVTESQAGLVSGAPRSHNGPPPSQQQPASVSPSGPLRQKTLTAFISGSGLSTPHQCQQQKPPPPASTAKRSSWLNQPPQQQSVAPSKAPPYEYDLRHSTGSSRIGGGVDRGDEESSRAPMAAPSSGNNLAPSSSISSPSTAVGGFVTAGEQLLTDVRQGRAMSSAYLSKRSPALGLRRNTGFQPPYHQQQPKTPAGATDVQAALHSTTTLHAGKGTGGASQAAGPSGGTCGARSTGGATASHNQGDGDDDSGSFPASLLLADGSVPPILLPLDPKLVTQVAMEILENGAGARQVGWDDIAGLQHAKASVEEAIVWPLRRPDLFVGLRDPPRGLLLFGPPGTGKTMIARAIANRAACTFLNISSSSLMSKWMGDGEKLVRCLFAVATVKQPSVIFIDEIDSLLSMRGEGETDSVRRVKTEFLVQLDGVATDRGDRVLLIGATNRPDELDEAARRRMEKRLYIPLPDEAARRELIQRLLKSLGPSEAGEDGAIGNAGEAASTATATTTTQVTHTLTDADLDTLVRSTDGYSGADLKQLCREAAMGPLREMSIMQLSAVAAADLRPVQRKDFRQALKRLKPSVGPAEVQRYVEWNKLFGSFNEHDDDDDDELEHHEGHGAC; translated from the coding sequence ATGTTCGACGCCCTTCGCTCCATTCGGCGGCAAGCCGATGCCatgcaggcggcggcacaaAACCCTTGCCTTTTCGACTCCCCTGCCGCGCCCCGCACCGCGGACGATCGTCGCTGGTTGTTCCCGTATCTCTGCGACATCAGCCGGCGTCAGCGTGCCTTGCGCAGCAAGCTCGAGGCCGACGGAGATGCCCAAGGCAGGCGTGCGGAGTCGGACGGTGACActctccccgccgccgccaggtCACCTGCAAGCCATCAAGTTGCAGAGGTCTGCATGCGCTATTCTCGGCCCTTGGCAGCTACCGCGTTAGCCGGCTCCCAGCGCTGTGGCGCTGGGGTCGCTGCTCTGCTCTCTACCACGGAACTCCTCCGTGAAACGTCCCGGGACGACGCCGAGCTGTCAATCGTCAGGGATGCGCTTCCAATGTGTACCTTGTGGGGATCTGTTCTTCGCCTGTGGTGCACCGCGGGGGGAGAATGTCCAAATCTGCGCACTcttgctgcggctgcccagCTGCAGTGCCTCACGCCGCGTGGCAAACCGTTGGCGGTAGATGATGCCGGCATGCGGTGCATGTGTGCCGCCTTGTGGGCGGGGGCGCCAGAcaagctgcggcagctcctgGACGCGGTGGGCATGAACAAGGACAACGACGCCGCATCAGAGGAGCGAGGACGGCGTCACACGAATTCGTCGTGCGCAGGTTCGCCAGCGGCGAGGAGCACGCTGCCTCACAGGCGGTCTCGCAGCCCTGCAGAGCGCCGCCCCGACGACGCACCTCAGAGGAGGGCTCGTGGCGATGCTGGCGTCGACAGTGCGTTGGgtgagggtggtggtgccaACAGCTCCCTTGttccgcccctccctctccgggCTACCTCTGCTCGTGCCCAGGCGGCCGCCTCACGATCACGCTCGCAAActccgccgtcgcgcagCCGTTCacagtcgccgccgccgccggtgtcCGTTGCGCCGGTCACTcgacctgcgacggcggcacgcacgcgtcaGTCAGCTTTCTCTTTCGCAGTGCGAGTCGGCGACAGCagtagcggcgccgcggctgtcagtgcagccgtcgcgccaaagccccagcagcagcggcagccgaggCGGGAGAATGGTGATGCGCATGACATGGCTGGAGTGACGGAGAGTCAAGCTGGGCTAGTCAGTGGCGCGCCACGCTCGCACAACggaccaccgccgtcgcagcagcagcctgcTAGCGTGTCGCCGTCTGGACCGCTTCGCCAGAAGACCCTCACGGCATTCATCAGCGGCAGTGGGCTCTCCACACCGCACCAATGCCAACAGCAGAAGCCTCCGCCACCCGCCTCGACGGCGAAGCGCTCATCATGGTTGAACCaaccgccacagcagcagtctGTTGCCCCATCGAAGGCCCCACCGTACGAGTACGACCTGCGCcacagcaccggcagcagcaggatcGGCGGGGGCGTTGATCGTGGGGATGAGGAGAGCTCGCGTGCTCCGATGGCAGCACCGAGTAGTGGGAACAATCTggcgccgagcagcagcatcagcagcccatccaccgctgtcggcggcTTCGTCACGGCTGGTGAGCAGCTCCTCACGGACGTCCGGCAAGGACGTGCCATGAGCTCCGCGTATCTGAGCAAGCGGTCTCCAGCCCTCGGGCTGCGGCGAAACACCGGCTTTCAGCCTCCATACCATCAACAGCAGCCGAAGACGCCAGCAGGCGCGACCGACGTACAGGCCGCGCTGCACAGCACAACGACACTTCATGCAGGCAAAGGAACCGGTGGTGCAAGCCAGGCCGCTGGGCCGTCAGGTGGCACTTGCGGGGCCCGCAGCACGggaggcgccaccgcgagcCACAACCAAGGCGACGgggacgacgacagcgggAGCTTTCCGGCCTCCCTGTTGCTGGCAGACGGCTCTGTCCCGCCGATCCTCCTGCCACTCGACCCGAAGCTCGTGACGCAGGTGGCGATGGAGATACTGGAgaacggcgccggcgcgcggCAGGTGGGCTGGGACGACATCGCAGGGCTGCAGCACGCCAAGGCGagtgtggaggaggcgatcgtgtggccgctgcgccgtccagaCCTGTTTGTAGGGCTGCGCGACCCGCCGCgcgggctgctgctcttcggcCCACCCGGCACTGGAAAGACGATGATCGCCCGCGCGATCGCGAACCGCGCGGCGTGCACCTTCCTGAACATCTCGTCCTCCTCACTCATGTCAAAGTGGATGGGCGATGGCGAGAAGCTGGTGCGCTGTCTATTCGCCGTCGCGACGGTGAAGCAGCCGAGTGTCATCTTCATCGACGAAATCGACTCGCTGCTGTCCATgcgcggagagggggagacAGACTCTGTGCGGCGAGTCAAGACGGAGTTTTTGGTGCAGCTGGACGGTGTGGCGACGGACCGCGGTGACCGGGTGCTCCTCATCGGGGCAACCAACCGACCAGACGAGCTAGATGAggccgcacggcggcgcatGGAGAAGCGGCTATACATCCCGCTGCCAGACGAGGCGGCCCGGCGTGAGCTGATTCAACGTCTTCTCAAGTCGCTCGGCCCAAGTGAAGCgggcgaggacggcgccaTTGGCAACGCTGGCGAGGCTGCCAGCACTGCCACCGCGACGACAACAACTCAAGTCACGCATACGCTTACCGACGCCGACCTGGACACTCTCGTGCGCAGCACTGACGGCTACTCTGGTGCCGACCTCAAGCAGCTGTGCAGGGAGGCAGCCATGGGGCCTCTTCGTGAGATGTCGATCATGCAGCTcagcgccgtggctgctgccgatcTCCGACCGGTGCAACGCAAAGACTTTAGGCAAGCCCTGAAGCGGCTGAAGCCGAGCGTGGGGCCGGCCGAGGTGCAGCGATACGTAGAATGGAATAAGCTTTTCGGCTCCTTCAACGaacacgacgacgacgacgatgacgagctCGAACATCACGAGGGCCATGGCGCCTGCTGA
- a CDS encoding putative ecotin — MPAGMSDAAGKTLADFKAPYPEPTSQQRRYVIFLDPKGDSKELNDYKVELIPGRVEKVDGTNVYRMGGNIEERTIDGWGYPYYIVTLTTMSGTLMMPLGDAALKRPRFVAMNTKNLYRYNSRLPIVVYMPKDGELRYRIWTVKSTGSGTAKSTKAREM; from the coding sequence ATGCCCGCAGGGATGTCCGACGCCGCTGGAAAGACACTCGCCGACTTCAAGGCGCCGTACCCGGAGCcgacgtcgcagcagcgccgataCGTGATCTTCCTCGACCCCAAGGGCGACAGCAAGGAGCTGAACGACTACAAGGTGGAGCTGATCCCTGGCCGTGTCGAAAAGGTGGATGGCACCAATGTATACCGCATGGGCGGCAACATCGAGGAGAGGACTATCGATGGCTGGGGCTACCCCTACTACATCGTGACACTGACGACGATGTCGGGGACGCTGATGATGCCCctcggcgatgcagcgctcAAGAGGCCGCGTTTTGTGGCGATGAACACGAAAAACCTCTACCGCTACAACAGCCGGCTGCCCATCGTGGTGTACATGCCGAAGGACGGTGAGCTGCGCTACCGCATCTGGACCGTCAAGAGCacaggcagcggcacggccaAGAGCACCAAGGCAAGGGAGATGTGA
- a CDS encoding putative ecotin yields MPSLQDYHVPYPAAAPGQVRKVIYLPRQNPTVEQQHLRVQIIPGRHENCDDGRLYKLTGSVTEETLQGWGYSYYVVTLGDIYAAHRSSSDPARATTFVALDESPVIAYNSKLPIVVYVPEGAELRYRIWTDDASLAQSIQQKPEAPALPQPHLVPVTEGQECPQELPRCGAPSEYVRQDYKASMLSVEEVHRLSNNTPPLIPSAVHESAHEAHAAPPLHSAVLEEHGRPGMEHLEVCPKNNGSEGREQPAEEASTLKQRSSSSSSNPRHHSANESSPSRPRLSSTAYWPQENSKTKRSPSATHKPRRSTDSAAIEETGVGTPKKNRSSSGSASNKRKAEDDVYEKTMKNFWNRARSDSPRKASASSTKSGNGSKADPVDGK; encoded by the coding sequence ATGCCCTCCCTCCAGGACTACCACGTGCCATACccggcagccgcacccgGCCAGGTGCGCAAGGTCATCTACCTGCCGCGGCAGAACCCCActgtcgagcagcagcacctgcgcgtgcAGATCATTCCTGGCCGCCACGAGAACTGCGACGATGGCCGCCTCTACAAGCTCACCGGTTCGGTGacggaggagacgctgcagggtTGGGGTTACTCCTACTACGTCGTCACACTCGGCGATATCTACGCCGCCCATCGCTCCTCGAGCGACccggcgcgcgcgacgaCCTTCGTGGCACTCGATGAGAGCCCGGTGATCGCCTACAATAGCAAGCTCCCCATCGTCGTCTACGTGCCCGAGGGAGCGGAGCTGCGTTACCGCATCTGGACCGATGACGCTTCACTGGCGCAGAGCATCCAGCAGAAGCCCGAGGCCCCGGCCCTGCCACAGCCACACCTCGTCCCGGTAACAGAAGGGCAGGAGTGCCCCCAGGAGCTCCCCCGGTGCGGCGCCCCCAGCGAGTACGTCAGACAGGACTACAAGGCATCGATGCTGTCGGTTGAGGAGGTGCACCGCCTGTCCAACAACACGCCGCCCTTGATACCGTCGGCAGTGCACGAGTCCGCCCACGAAGCGCATGCGGCGCCACCTCTCCACTCGGcagtgctggaggagcacgGGCGTCCGGGTATGGAACACTTGGAGGTGTGTCCGAAGAACAACGGCTCCGAGGGTCGCGAGCAACCCGCGGAGGAGGCCTCGACCTTGAagcagcggagcagcagcagctcgtcgaATCCGCGACATCACAGCGCTAACGAGTCGTCTCCGAGCCGCCCCCGCCTGTCGTCCACGGCGTACTGGCCACAGGAGAACTCAAAGACGAAGCGCTCTCCATCTGCCACACACaagccgcgccgcagcaccgacagTGCCGCCATCGAGGAGACCGGCGTCGGCACCCCGAAGAAGaatcgcagcagcagcggcagcgcgtccaACAAGAGGAAAGCAGAAGACGACGTCTACGAGAAGACAATGAAGAACTTCTGGAACCGCGCCCGCAGCGACTCGCCACGGAAAGCATCTGCCTCGTCCACGAagagcggcaacggcagcaagGCAGACCCCGTAGACGGGAAGTAG